A part of Bacillus thuringiensis genomic DNA contains:
- a CDS encoding nitroreductase family protein — protein sequence MKKENRTANFYDVIRERRSVRSYDPSVTISNEEIKELLEEAMLAPSSSNLNPWRFMVITDQDLKEKLHPIALNQPQVLEASAMIVILSENNAHEFEHINKVNERAVAAGFMTEEIKTRLNNSIREFYAPVSDQGKREWQMLDGGLLAMQLMLAAKARGYDTVPMLGYNVEEFRKTFNVQENLTDVLMIALGKAKEPGFPSVRLTVDEVTSWNGGF from the coding sequence ATGAAAAAAGAAAATCGTACTGCAAATTTTTATGATGTAATTCGTGAGCGTCGTTCCGTTCGTTCCTATGATCCTTCAGTTACAATCTCTAATGAAGAAATTAAAGAACTTTTAGAAGAAGCAATGTTAGCACCAAGTAGTTCTAACTTAAACCCATGGCGTTTCATGGTAATTACAGATCAAGATTTAAAAGAAAAGCTTCATCCAATCGCATTAAACCAACCACAAGTGTTAGAGGCATCAGCTATGATCGTAATTTTAAGCGAAAATAACGCCCATGAATTCGAACATATCAATAAAGTAAATGAGCGTGCAGTAGCTGCTGGATTCATGACAGAAGAAATTAAAACTAGACTAAACAACAGCATTCGTGAGTTTTATGCACCTGTCAGTGACCAAGGAAAAAGAGAATGGCAAATGCTTGATGGTGGTTTGCTAGCTATGCAATTGATGCTTGCTGCAAAAGCGAGAGGATATGATACTGTCCCAATGCTTGGCTATAACGTTGAAGAATTCCGCAAAACATTTAACGTTCAAGAAAACTTAACTGACGTTTTAATGATTGCATTAGGCAAAGCAAAAGAGCCCGGATTTCCATCAGTTCGATTAACTGTAGATGAAGTAACATCTTGGAATGGCGGGTTTTAA
- the speG gene encoding spermidine N1-acetyltransferase, whose protein sequence is MSQELKLRPLEREDLKFVHELNNNAHIMSYWFEEPYEAFVELQDLYDKHIHDQSERRFILEKDNEMVGLVELVEIDYIHRRTEFQIIIDPNYQGHGYAAEATRLAMDYAFSVLNMHKLYLVVDKENEKAVHVYKKVGFMVEGELLDEFFVDGNYHNAIRMCMFQKEYFESK, encoded by the coding sequence ATGAGTCAGGAATTAAAGTTACGTCCTTTAGAACGGGAAGATTTAAAGTTTGTACACGAACTTAATAATAATGCACATATTATGTCTTATTGGTTTGAAGAGCCGTATGAAGCTTTTGTAGAACTACAGGATTTATATGATAAACATATCCATGATCAAAGTGAACGCCGTTTTATCCTGGAGAAAGATAATGAGATGGTTGGATTAGTCGAGTTAGTGGAAATCGATTATATTCATCGAAGAACTGAATTCCAAATTATTATTGATCCGAATTATCAAGGACATGGTTATGCAGCGGAAGCGACGCGTTTAGCGATGGATTACGCTTTTTCTGTATTAAATATGCATAAACTTTATTTAGTGGTGGATAAGGAAAATGAAAAAGCAGTACATGTTTATAAAAAGGTTGGATTTATGGTGGAAGGTGAACTTCTCGACGAGTTTTTCGTTGATGGTAACTATCATAATGCGATAAGAATGTGCATGTTCCAGAAGGAATATTTTGAAAGCAAGTAG
- a CDS encoding Lrp/AsnC family transcriptional regulator, with protein sequence MKGLVYIIDQTDFEILKLLGENSRIQWKELGQKIHMTGQAVGNRIRRLEDLGVIEQYTIAINRIKLGQVVTAFVTLFVTTANHQEFMNFFQGEEGISEVHRISGEGCYLLKTHFASNEELDNFLGRLLKYGNYRVNLSIGKLK encoded by the coding sequence GTGAAAGGATTGGTTTATATCATTGATCAAACAGATTTTGAGATACTGAAATTATTAGGAGAAAACTCAAGAATACAATGGAAAGAGCTTGGCCAAAAAATACATATGACGGGGCAGGCCGTAGGAAATCGAATTCGAAGATTAGAAGATTTAGGGGTTATTGAACAGTATACAATTGCAATAAACCGAATCAAATTAGGACAAGTAGTGACTGCATTTGTTACTTTGTTCGTAACAACAGCTAATCACCAAGAGTTTATGAATTTCTTTCAAGGAGAAGAAGGGATTTCTGAAGTACACCGTATAAGTGGTGAGGGGTGTTATTTATTAAAAACACATTTTGCTTCCAATGAAGAATTAGATAACTTTCTAGGACGATTATTAAAGTACGGGAACTATCGTGTTAATCTATCAATAGGAAAGTTGAAATAA
- a CDS encoding MFS transporter — translation MSRNDWKKKIIIFLTAQTISLFGSSLVQYAIIWYITLTTSSGLMLTISTVCGFLPQIAISLFAGVWIDRYDRKKMIMLSDGVIAIATLVLAVLFLTGYKSIWLLFIVLLIRSAGTGIQTPAVNALIPQIVPKDYLMKVNGINSSITSLIMFLSPAASAAILSVTSIETTFFIDVITAMIGISIMFIIQVERHVNAESKQKSNLQGIKEGFAYLKENVFIKRLLVLLIIVMILISPAAFLTPLMVTRSFGAEMWRLTASEMTFSAGAAAGGVLIAAWGGFRNRMHTTALACALYGLLMIGLGIAPIFIMYLVFNFLIGITMPCFNTPVTVLLQEKVEPSMHGRMFSVVQIANSCALPLGMIIFGPLADMFSVEILLIYAGIFVLLCAIYVVVSKRFEV, via the coding sequence ATGAGTAGAAATGATTGGAAAAAGAAAATTATTATATTTTTGACTGCTCAAACTATTTCGTTGTTCGGTTCCTCTCTCGTGCAATACGCGATTATATGGTATATCACCTTAACCACATCGTCAGGGTTAATGTTGACCATTTCAACCGTTTGTGGTTTCCTACCACAAATTGCGATATCTTTGTTTGCAGGTGTTTGGATTGATCGTTACGATCGTAAAAAGATGATTATGTTATCGGACGGGGTTATAGCAATTGCTACGTTAGTTTTAGCAGTTTTATTTTTAACAGGATATAAAAGTATTTGGCTACTTTTTATAGTACTACTCATTCGTTCAGCTGGGACAGGGATACAAACGCCAGCTGTGAATGCGTTAATTCCACAAATTGTTCCGAAAGATTATCTTATGAAAGTAAATGGGATAAATAGTAGTATTACATCTTTAATTATGTTTCTTTCACCGGCGGCAAGTGCCGCAATTCTTTCTGTTACTAGCATTGAAACGACATTTTTTATTGATGTTATTACGGCTATGATTGGAATTAGTATTATGTTTATTATTCAAGTGGAGAGACATGTGAATGCAGAGAGTAAGCAAAAATCTAATCTACAAGGCATAAAAGAAGGTTTTGCTTATTTAAAAGAAAATGTATTTATTAAAAGGCTACTCGTTTTATTAATCATTGTCATGATTTTAATAAGCCCAGCTGCCTTTTTAACACCTTTAATGGTAACCCGTTCCTTCGGTGCAGAAATGTGGAGACTTACTGCTAGTGAGATGACTTTTAGTGCGGGGGCAGCAGCTGGTGGCGTATTAATTGCGGCATGGGGTGGTTTCCGTAATCGTATGCATACAACAGCGCTAGCTTGTGCGTTGTATGGACTACTTATGATTGGACTAGGAATTGCACCCATATTTATTATGTATTTAGTATTTAATTTTTTAATTGGTATAACAATGCCGTGCTTCAATACACCAGTTACTGTGTTATTGCAGGAAAAAGTAGAACCTTCTATGCATGGGCGTATGTTTAGTGTTGTACAAATCGCTAATTCATGCGCACTTCCTTTAGGAATGATCATATTTGGTCCATTGGCTGATATGTTTAGTGTAGAAATTTTGTTGATTTATGCTGGGATATTCGTGCTGTTGTGTGCGATTTATGTTGTAGTGAGTAAGAGGTTTGAAGTGTAA
- a CDS encoding DUF3955 domain-containing protein, which produces MNRGECEMINKYIVAISFMILAIISLTIHASNSKVGANGFLEEPFFFLVPISYVLFLSGIGVLLFGFITSKLKKSNR; this is translated from the coding sequence ATGAATAGAGGAGAATGTGAAATGATAAATAAATACATAGTGGCTATTTCTTTCATGATTTTAGCGATTATTTCTTTAACTATACATGCTTCAAACAGCAAAGTAGGAGCGAATGGATTCCTTGAAGAACCTTTCTTTTTCCTAGTACCGATAAGTTATGTATTGTTCCTTAGTGGTATTGGTGTATTATTATTTGGATTTATTACTTCAAAGCTGAAAAAAAGTAATAGATAA
- a CDS encoding winged helix-turn-helix transcriptional regulator: protein MKKEYNNRIEVVLDVIGGKWKSHILYHLTSGPTRTGELKRLVTGITQKMLTEQLKELEKDGLVSRKVYNQVPPKVEYSLTEQGQSLKQGLKVLCNWGSGYIEHKYPNGEVIVKEDDHI from the coding sequence ATGAAAAAAGAGTATAACAATAGAATTGAAGTCGTTTTGGATGTGATCGGAGGAAAGTGGAAATCCCACATTTTATATCATTTAACAAGTGGACCGACAAGAACGGGTGAGTTAAAAAGGTTGGTAACTGGTATTACACAAAAGATGCTTACTGAGCAATTGAAAGAGCTTGAAAAGGATGGGCTCGTATCTAGAAAAGTATACAATCAAGTGCCACCGAAAGTGGAATATTCCCTTACAGAACAGGGACAATCATTAAAACAAGGTTTAAAAGTACTTTGTAATTGGGGTAGCGGTTATATTGAGCATAAATATCCTAATGGTGAAGTGATAGTGAAAGAGGACGATCACATATGA
- a CDS encoding ABC-F family ATP-binding cassette domain-containing protein, with amino-acid sequence MSLLKVESLSHSFIDKALYENASFDLHKGEHMGIVGQNGAGKSTLMKILVGEIISDKGSIKWQPNIQIGHLDQYAEIDGSYTIAQYLKRAFYDLFEMEKRMNTLYEESAMTGDENQLLKVAEIQEQLEARDFYSVDSVINKVAAGLGIDAIGMDCVIGELSGGQRAKVILAKLLLEEPNILLLDEPTNFLDKEHVEWLANYLMNFEGAFIVVSHDFDFLEKVTSCICDVEFGTVKKYYGKYSDFVRQKEHLRKDYIRQYHAQQKKIEKTEEYIRRNIAGVNSKIAQGRRKQLQRMERIAPPSFTHKPSIHFQELPISVQIVLEVNNLEVGYDFALLPKLNFSVMGGQKLVITGFNGVGKSTLLKTIVGNIASISGEFHFSEQIKMGYYEQDLHWRNDSLTPLQIISEQFPKLNTKEIRHHLAACGVKDTHVSQEIRTLSGGEQSKVKLCGLLLSPCNFLILDEPTNHLDAEAKEAVRKALIQFKGSVILVSHEASFYLDWTDSIFNIETGLVKGV; translated from the coding sequence ATGAGTTTACTTAAAGTTGAAAGTTTATCACATAGTTTTATAGATAAAGCATTATACGAAAATGCTTCTTTTGATTTGCATAAAGGAGAACATATGGGGATTGTTGGGCAGAATGGTGCAGGAAAAAGCACATTAATGAAAATATTGGTGGGGGAAATTATTTCTGATAAAGGGAGCATTAAGTGGCAACCTAATATTCAAATTGGACATCTTGATCAATATGCAGAAATTGATGGGAGCTATACCATTGCACAATATTTAAAGCGAGCCTTTTATGATTTGTTTGAAATGGAAAAGAGAATGAATACGTTATATGAAGAAAGTGCGATGACTGGAGATGAGAATCAACTATTGAAAGTAGCTGAAATACAAGAGCAGCTTGAGGCTCGTGATTTTTATTCAGTAGACAGCGTAATAAATAAGGTGGCAGCCGGTTTAGGTATTGACGCTATTGGGATGGATTGTGTTATTGGTGAATTAAGCGGAGGACAACGGGCAAAGGTGATTTTAGCAAAGCTTTTATTAGAAGAGCCTAATATTTTATTACTAGATGAACCGACAAACTTTCTTGATAAAGAGCATGTTGAATGGCTTGCTAATTATTTAATGAATTTTGAAGGGGCGTTTATTGTAGTATCACATGATTTTGATTTTCTAGAGAAAGTAACTTCTTGCATATGTGATGTAGAGTTTGGAACGGTGAAGAAGTATTACGGCAAATACTCAGATTTTGTAAGACAAAAGGAGCATTTGCGAAAAGATTATATTCGCCAATATCATGCACAGCAGAAGAAAATTGAAAAAACGGAAGAGTATATTCGTAGAAATATCGCTGGAGTAAATTCAAAAATAGCACAAGGACGCAGAAAGCAGTTGCAACGTATGGAAAGAATTGCACCACCAAGTTTTACTCATAAACCGTCTATTCATTTTCAGGAACTTCCCATTTCAGTTCAGATAGTTCTTGAAGTAAATAACCTTGAAGTTGGTTACGATTTTGCTCTCTTACCAAAGTTGAATTTTTCAGTAATGGGTGGGCAAAAACTTGTTATTACAGGATTCAATGGAGTAGGGAAATCTACTTTATTAAAAACAATCGTTGGAAATATTGCTAGTATTTCTGGAGAATTTCATTTTTCAGAGCAAATAAAGATGGGTTACTATGAGCAAGATTTACATTGGCGCAATGATTCTTTAACGCCGCTTCAAATTATTTCGGAACAGTTTCCAAAACTGAATACGAAGGAAATACGTCATCATTTAGCTGCATGTGGTGTGAAGGATACTCATGTTTCACAAGAAATTCGTACGTTGAGTGGTGGTGAACAATCAAAGGTTAAATTATGCGGATTGTTATTATCACCTTGTAATTTCTTAATTTTAGATGAGCCGACAAATCATCTAGATGCGGAAGCGAAAGAAGCTGTGCGAAAGGCGTTAATACAATTTAAGGGGAGCGTTATACTCGTATCTCACGAAGCAAGTTTTTATCTTGATTGGACAGATAGTATTTTTAATATAGAGACAGGATTAGTTAAGGGGGTGTGA
- a CDS encoding DUF896 domain-containing protein, whose amino-acid sequence MLEVLNRINELANKQKEAGLTKTELHERKVLRGEYLQIIRGQINTTVTGLKILDPLGNDVTPEKLKKQQKLSLNTDNNA is encoded by the coding sequence ATGCTTGAAGTTTTAAATCGAATTAATGAACTAGCCAACAAACAAAAAGAAGCAGGTTTAACAAAAACAGAATTACATGAGCGTAAAGTATTACGCGGGGAGTATCTTCAAATTATTCGTGGTCAAATCAACACCACTGTTACAGGATTAAAAATATTAGATCCTTTAGGAAATGACGTGACACCTGAAAAATTAAAAAAACAACAAAAGCTATCACTAAACACAGATAACAATGCATGA
- the psiE gene encoding phosphate-starvation-inducible protein PsiE, whose protein sequence is MKFNIDHYIASILQWILNIALIILSIVLSIFLINETITFIQYIFSTKEYTSYKLVESIIVYFLYFEFIALIIKYFKSNYHFPLRYFIYIGITALIRLIIVSHEEPMETLLYAGAILVLVIALYISNMRDLRKE, encoded by the coding sequence ATGAAGTTTAATATCGATCATTACATAGCTAGCATTTTGCAGTGGATATTGAATATAGCGTTAATTATATTATCCATTGTATTATCTATCTTTTTAATTAACGAGACTATCACATTTATTCAATACATATTTTCAACAAAGGAATATACATCGTATAAATTGGTTGAAAGTATCATCGTCTATTTCTTATACTTCGAGTTCATCGCATTGATTATTAAGTATTTTAAGTCGAATTATCATTTCCCGTTACGTTATTTTATTTATATCGGAATTACAGCTTTAATTCGATTAATTATTGTATCTCATGAGGAACCTATGGAGACGTTATTATACGCAGGAGCAATTCTTGTTTTAGTCATTGCTTTATACATATCAAATATGAGAGATTTGAGAAAAGAGTAG